TAAGGAGCAGGTGCCTAACGACCTGCCCCCGGCGGATTTCCCACTCAACACGATGGTCCTCAACGTCACCAACAAGTGCAACTTGGCATGCACCTACTGCTACGAGTACGGCGACGACAAGATCGTCGACACGCAGTACGGCAGTCAGCCAAAGTTCATGAGTGAAGACACTGCAGAGGAAAGTGTCGAATTCCTGCTCGCCGAGTCTCAAGGGCAGCCGATAGCGCATCTGACGTTTTTCGGAGGCGAGACGCTTCTGAACTTCCCTCTTCTGCAGAAGACTGTCGCATACGCGCGCCGTCGCGCTGCCGAGGAAAGCAAACGCATCGAGTTCAGTCTCACGACCAACGCGACACTGCTCCGTCCCGAAATCATTCAATGGCTGGCTGACAACCAGATCGGCGTCACAATCTCGATCGATGGCCCGAAGCCGGTGCAGGACGGGCTCCGTGTCTTCCATAACGGAAAGGGCACCTACGACGTCGTCCTGCCCAAGATCAAGGACCTGATCGACAAACATCGGTCTCGCCCGATCGGGGCACGCGTCACGCTCACACAGAAGAACATGAATGTGATTGAAATCTTCCGTCACCTTACAGAAGAAATCGGTTTCTGGGATGTCGGGCTGGCCCCGGTCACGACTCAGGACCAGCGGGACTATGCCATCACGCCCGAGTCGAAAGACGACATGCTCCGCCAATTTGAAGAGCTGGCGAACGAATGGCTCGAGTGTGCGCTCAAGGATGAGCATCATGGTTTCTCGAACGTGAAGGACACGATCGAAGAGATCCACAAAGGTGTTAGCAAGGCGTACGGCTGCGGTGCCGGCCTGGGCCTCATGGGCGTGGCGACGGACGGTGACGTCTCGTTGTGCCATCGCTTCGCCGGATCCCCGGAGCACACCATCGGGACCGTGAAGGACGGGGTCGATCGGAAAAAGCAGGAGAAATTCCTCGTCGATCATCACATCGCATCGAAGACCGATTGCCACACCTGCTGGGCGCGGCCGATCTGTTCAGGGGGCTGCTACCACGAGGCTCACGTTCACTACGGTGAGTCGTCACACGCCAACCTGCACTACTGCACTTGGGTCCGAAGTTGGACTCACACTTGCTTGGAGATCTACGGAGCCCTGGCAGAGAAAAATCCAAAGTTCCTGGAGCGATTTGACGCATGAAACACCTAAAACCGATAAACCAGAAGGCCAATCGAATCGAAGCCTGGGTCGCGCACGAGGTCGCGGTGGCCAAGGGCGACGAGATGGACGTCGTAGGACTGCGAACCCCGCCGCACGAAGAGGGCGGACCGCACTTTCCACTGGGGTGCTCCCTGGTTTTCTCACCCGGATGGGAAGTCGACAGTCAGGGGGGTACGGCCGGACTCTGTCAGCCCGTCGAACGCGACATCTTCGACTGTCACATCTCGTGCTTCTGGCCAGCACACGTGCCGGATCAGCTGAACCACGCCCCCGACTGGACCGGGCAGTGTGCATCGGCGCAGAAGGACTGGCGCAAGCTTGACCTCATCTTCCCCTAGGGACGAATTGACCGGTGTTTCGGCGCCGGACTGGAATCCAACATCCCGATCGGATTAGGCATCACCTGAGTCGAAATCGACATGCGAACGACCCTCATCTTTGCAGCCTTCACGGCCCTCTCTTTCGGAGTCGCGGCGCCTCAGGCGTCGGCTCAGACCGCGACTTGGTATATCTCGACCTATACCGACCAGATGCTGGTATGGGATGAGGAGTCCGAGGAGATCATCGATCGGGTCCAGATGAATCGCATCATCCCGAACGGTGTCCAGCTCAACGAGACCAGCACTCGACTGTACGTCGGCGAGGCGTCCGGTCAGTACATGCAGATCGTCGACATCGCGTCTCGCGAGGTAATCGACGAATTCACCCTTTCGCATGACAACGTCGTTGTCCGAATCGATGAATTCGCTCCGCACCCTTCGGATGAACGCGCGGTACTCTTCGTGAAGAAGTACACGAAGCACAGCGACCGCTATGAGGTCGAGGGACCGTTCATCCTCGAATACGATCTCATCACCCATCAAGTCACCGATACGATTCCGTGGCCGGATGGAGAGGAGAGAGACAACGTCGGATTCCGCTATTCACCGGACGGCGCCACACTCTACTTCTACACGAACGACATCATCGCGGTCGACACCGAATCTTACGAAGAGGTCGATCGCTGGAAGATTTCCCAGCCGCTCGAGCCTGGCCTTGGTCGCCCGAGCTTCGGTACGGAATCCGACACCTATGACGAGCCGGGCGTGGCCACGAGTCTCTTCCGCATGCGGGACCCGGTCCAGAACCGCACCCTCATGGGTATCGCTCAGGTGAGACTGTCCGAGAAGGAGATCGATTTCTTCACGCTCGGGCCGGCGGAGCCGGTAGGTCGCTTCGCACTCGCGCCTGGTGGCGAAAAAGGGTACGCCCTCTATTCGACCGTCGGCCAATACGAATTCTGGGAATTCGACCTTGTGAACCAGCGTGTTTCGCGGCGAGTGCCCTTTGAAGGGAGACCTCGCATGGGCCTCGACGTAAGTGCGGACGGGACGAAGGTCTATGTGCATGTCGCCGGGAACACCATCGACGTGTACGACACTGCGACACTCCAGTTCATGCGGTCGGTCGAGTTCGATGAAGACATGACCCTCGGCAACGTGGCTATCATCCCGGGGCGCTAGCAGCACCCCGCTCCCCTGTGACATTCGTTGACCCACACTTCCGGCGAGCGCTGACCTACGTACGTCCGTACCTGGGTGCTCTCGTGCCGGTCGTTGTGCTGGCGCTGGCGTCGACACTCCTCACGCTGGCCCTTCCCTATTTGTCGAAGGTCCTGATCGACGATGCGATCGGAGGGCAGGACTTTCCGCTTCTCCTGCGCATCTCAGTCCTGTTCTTCGCAATTACACTGCTCTCTTTCGGATTCAACGTCTTTTCAGGCATGCGTTACACGAGGGTCTCGGCCGCCATCCTGTTCGATATGCGGCTCGACCTTTACCGGCACCTTCAAAAGCTCTCTCCCCGTTTCTACGCTCGGACGCCTCTCGGCGACATCGTCTCCCGGATCAACGGAGATATCGGGGAGATCCAGCGCGTCATCACCGAAGCCGCACTGTCCTGGTTCGGACAGGTCGTCGCCTTCGTCGGAACGGTCGCCATGCTCGTGTACCTCGATTGGCAACTTTTCCTAGTAGGCCTGCTCGTCATGCCACCCTCGCTCTTGGCTCTGGTCCGATATCGACGCGGGTTGGAGGATCGTGTTCGTGTCCTGCGGGAACGAAGCGCCAACATCGGGTCGTTCCTCATCGAAACACTTCAGGGAATGCGAACCGTCGTCGGATCGAATGCTCAGCCAAGGGAAATCAATCGCTTCCGGGGACGGAACGACTCGTTCGTGGAAGCCCTCCTCTCCATGCGCCTCTTCACCTACATCTGGGGCGGGCTCCCCGGGCTGATGCTGACCGCGGGGACGAGCGCAGTCTTCGTGTACGGCGGCTATCGCGTCATTAACGGGGCCACCACGCTGGGGACGTTCGTGGCCTTCATGGCCTACCAGTCCCGACTGATGACGCCCGTGCAGGGTCTCATGGGTATCTACACAAACCTCGCCACGGCCCGAGCGTCACTTGTCCGCGTCCACGAGCTGCTAGAGGCCACGCCCGATGTTGCCGAAACGGAAGCATCGACCAGGCTCACCGAGTGTCGGGGATCCCTGACCCTCGAGGAGGTGAGCTATGGTTTCGGCCGCGGGACAGAGGGGCTGGTTGGCGTCAATCTCGAGATCCCTGCTGGACAGATCGTGGCAATCGTCGGTTCCAGCGGCAGCGGGAAGTCGACCCTGGCTGATCTCTTCTCGCGGCAACTCGATCCGAACCAGGGACGGGTGCTCCTCGATGAGGAGGACCTTACGACGCTGGCGCTCGCAGATGTTCGTCGTCACGTCGCCGTGGTCGAGCAAGATCCATTCCTATTCCATGTCTCGGTTGCAGATAACGTCGGGTACGCCCGACCCGACGCGACCCGTGCTGAGGTGACCGAGGCGATCGACGCCGCTGGGCTTGGAAATCTGGTCCGCACGATGCCAGAGGGAGCCGACACAGTGGTCGGAGAACGTGGCCGTCAGTTCTCTGCGGGAGAACGACAGCGTCTCGCAATCGCGCGGGCCTTTCTGTCGAATCCGTCAGTGCTCGTGCTCGACGAAGCGACTGGCGCACTGGATCCGTCCTCCGAAGCCGCAGTGCTCGAGGGATATAGGAGGGTGATGCGTGGCCGGACGACCGTGATCATCACACATCGCCTCGACCTCGCGCGGCAATCCGAGCGAGTCATCGTGCTCAAGGACGGCCAGGTCGTAGAGGACGGACCGCCAGGAGTCCTCGAAGCTGAAGGTCAGGCGTTTCGAGACCTGTTCCTTGATGTGCTGGCGGGATGACGGACGACACCGGACCCGATCGTGCCGTGATTCATGTGGCCGTCATCGACAGCGGAGCTCACACGCCCCATCCACACCTCCCCGAGGTGGCAAACGGCGTCGCCTTCGACCTAGAGGGCCGCGAATCCGACGACTGGGTCGACCGACTTGGCCACGGCACGGCAGCGGCCGCCGCGATCCACGAGAAGGCGCCCACAGCGAGGCTCAATATCGTCAAAGTCTTCGATCGTGAACTCGCGACGACGGTCTCCACGCTCGTGCGGGCAATCGACTGGGCGTCCCAGCGAGAGATCCACCTCATCAATCTGAGTCTAGGGACACCCAACGCCTTCCGTGAAGAGGAGCTCGCCCCTGCGGTGGAGCGGGCAATCGCTCGTGGTTCTATCATCGTTTCTGCGCAGGAGCACGACGGCAGAATCTGGTATCCGGGGTCGATGAAGGGTGTTGTGGGTGTCGTCATGGACCCGGCACAACCCCGTGAGCAGATCGCAGTGACGGAGGTGGGTAGCGGCACCACTCTTCAAGCATCTCCGTTCGCGCGTCCCATCCCAGGCATACCTCCCGAGAGAAACCTCAACGGAATCAGCTTCGCCGTGGCCAACGTTTCGGGTGTACTGGCGGGAATTCTGGCAGAGCGTCCGGACGTGCGATCGGCGAGCGGGGCGATCGGGCTGATCTGACCCGAGGTCAACGACCTCAGTTTGACTCCGAGCTCTCGCGGTCGCACCGTGGCCCGACCCCACACCACTGAGACCGTATGCGACTCCTTGAGATCCGTAAAGACGTGCAGCGACGTGATTTCCTGCGTTGGCTCGCCGCCAGTCCACTACTCGCGTCCGCCGGGGGCCTGGCAGGCCTCGAGCCGATCATCGCGCAGGAGGCCCCGCGCAGAGTCTTCGACGACATCATACAGAGCGCAGGCGAAGCACTTGACGTCTGGGATATGCAGCGGGCGGCCGAAGCCACCGTCCCACACGCCCACTACGGCTACATCATGACTGGTGTGGACGGGGAAGAGACGTACGGGAACAACCGAGCGGCTCTCGAGCGGCTCTACCTCAGAGCCCGTCGACTCATCGACGTGTCGACCCTAGACACGAAGGTGAATCTCTTCGGCCAAGAGTGGCCCACGCCGCTCATGATCGCACCATGCGGCAGTCAGCGAGCCTTCCACCCCGAGGGAGAGCTGGCCGTAGCACGCGCAGCGGCTGCCCGGACGCACCTGCAGACGCTCTCGACAGTGTCGTCTACAGCGGTCGAAGAAGTGAACGAGGCACGGGGCGAGCCCGTTTGGTATCAACTCTACGTGGGTGGGCCCGGGCCTACACACTGGGAGGGTGTCACTGCGCTCGTGAACAGGACCCGGGAAGCGGGCTGCCCCACGATCGTTCTCACCGTGGACCTGATCGGCGGGAGTAACCGCGTCACGCTCGACCGATACAGACGCACCGATGATCGGGACTGCACGAACTGCCACAAGAGCGGAGGACGGGCAGACCCCGTGAAACCGAATCTCCGAGGGCTACCGCAGGGTCCACGAGAGGCGGGGATCGGGCGAGACATGACCTGGGACTTCATTCACCGCCTGCGCGACATCACAGACCAGAAGATCATCGTGAAGGGGCTGGTGACGAGAGAGGACGCCGAAGAGTCCCTGCGCAACGGAATCGACGCGATATGGGTGTCCAACCACGGGGGTCGTGCCGAGGGTGACGGGCGCGCCACGATCGACGCTCTTCCTGAGGTTTCGGATGCCATCTCGGGCAGGATGCCGATCATCGTGGACAGCGGCTTCCGGCGTGGCTCTGACCTCGTGAAAGGCATCGCACGCGGAGCAACCGCAGTGGCTGTTGGGCGGCCCTACCTATGGGGTCTTGGAGCGTTCGGGCAGGAGGGCGTCGAGCGCGTCCTCGAGCTTCTCATGCGAGAAATGGAGATCACGATGCGCGCGATCGGGGCGCCGTCTCTCGAGTCGCTTGGACCTCACTCGATCGGAGTGGACTGATGAGCCTCAGGCTCATCCTCCGAGTCACCGCACGCGCGCCAGCCTTGTCGCTGTTCCTGGGAGGTCTGCTTCCTTCAACCGGAATGGCACAGGCGACGACGGCCGCCGACGGGCGGCTCCTCGAATCGATCGACTACTACACCGGCGTCGCGGGCACCGTAGACGACTCTCGGGCGCAGTTGCTGCTGCTCGAAGTCGCGGCCGATCCGGACGACGTGCTCGCTCAGATGTGGATGGCCCGGGTCTACTCGACCGGCAGGATGGGCTTCGAACGAGACGTCGAGCGAGCGCGAACAATCTCCAGTGAAGTGATCGACGAGATTCGTGACCTGGCCAACGCAGGCGATATCGAAGCCATCTTTCTCATGGGCACGGCGTACGACGAAGCTCTCGGCGTGGCCAGCGACTTCCCGGAGGCGCGGCTCTGGTATGGGCGCGCAGCTGAGCTCGGGCACGTCCTCGCTGCGCACAACGTGGGTAACATGTACAGCGATGGCCGTGGAGTTGAGGTGGACCACGAGGCCGCCGCTAGATGGTGGGTGCGAGCAGCCAGCGCGGGTGACGTGATCCCTGCGCTGCGTTTGGGAGAGGCCTTCGAGGCAGGACGAGGGGTGGAGCAGAGTCTCGACTCGGCCCGTGGCTGGTACGGGAAAGCTGCCGCCGCGGGGAACGCAGCGGCCGCCGAGGCCCTGGCACGTCTGAGGCGCCCTAGCTGGACCGCCTTGGGCATCATCTACATGCCGCCGGCACCCTGATCGCTGATGGATCCAATCCTGCACTGACCATCCGGCTGCCGTAGCGTCGGATAGGAAACACCGAGCTGCTCGAGGTAGGAGTTGTACCGTTCGGAATCGAAGTAGAAGGGCTGCATCTCTTCGCGAAACTCATCCATTATGTCCGCATTCATTTCGATCGCGGGCTGATCGGTCGGACGAATGAAGGGAGAGTATTGCAGGTCTACGGTCTGCACATCGTTGAAGTAGCTCCAGGCAGACTGGACCAGTTCTGGGGTGACCATGAAGTCGAGCACCGTCATCGCCTGCGCCATCGCACCCTGCGTTGCACCCTTGTGAGCGATGGGCGTTGCCATTGCGATCGCGTTCGCCCAGTTGTGACCGGGCAGCCCCGGGATGTTTGATGGGAAGGACAGCGTGGCGGTGGGGACGTTCCAGGAAATGTCTCCGATGTCATCGGCATAGCCGGCGGTGCGCTGGGCCTCCGTCAGCCCGCCTCGGAGTGGTGAGAGCTCGGTCGCGAGTCCGGTCGTCGGACCATCGACCTCTTCCTGTGTGGCCCTCGCGAAGCGCTGATCCCCGTCGGTCCACTCGGGGAGCCCAACCCTTTCGATGTTCGAATACAGCGTCTCAGCGATGACCTTGTTGAAGTGACCGGGCCACGCGGAGCCAATGATCCGCGCGGGCCGCAACGTGGTCCCGGTCATCATGGCCGCGCCCTGAGCAACGGAGTCACCGATGGTGAAGAGGTCGCGGATCTGTGGGTAGTTCTTCTCGCGGAAGTAGAACCAGACCGATGCCTCGGACGGAACAACGTTCGGCTGATCTCCCCCGTCATAGATGACCGAGTGTGAGCGGTGCTGCGTGCGCAGGTGCTCCCTCCGGAAGTTCCAGCCGACCTCCATGAGATTGGCAGCATCGGCTGCGCTGCGCCCTCTCCAGGGAGAGCCACCCGCATGCGCCGCGAACCCTTCGAAGGTGAACATCGCCGAGATGAGCCCGGTGCCCGGCGTCATACCCCAGTTCGTGGAAAGATTTGAGCCGACATGAGCATACAGGACGATGTCCACGTCGGAGAAGATCCCTTCTCGTACGTAGTACGCCTTGGTCCCGACCAACTCTTCTGCGACCCCAGGCCATATCTGGATCGTCCCCGGCAGGTCCTCTCTCTCCATGAGGTCCTTCACGGCGAGCGCCGCCGTAATCTGGACCGCCATGCCGGAGTTGTGCCCCTCCCCGTGCCCAGGCGCCCCGTCGACGAGGGGAAGATGACAAGCCACACCCGGGGTCTGTGATGCCTTCGGGATGTTATCGATGTCCGTGCCCAAGGAGATCTTTGGCTCACCCTCACCCCAGGTTGCGACCCAGGCAGTAGGGATACCCGCTATCCCCTCTTCGACACTGAAGCCATTGTCCTTCAGAAGCTGGACGAGATAGCGCGAGGTCTCGAACTCCTGGAACCCCAGTTCTCCGTAACTGAATATCTGGTCCACCATGTTGGCGGTGAACTGCTCCTGCCCCTGGATGTACGCGACCAACTGCGACTTCCAGTTATCGAGACGTG
This genomic interval from Longimicrobiales bacterium contains the following:
- the qhpC gene encoding quinohemoprotein amine dehydrogenase subunit gamma; translation: MKHLKPINQKANRIEAWVAHEVAVAKGDEMDVVGLRTPPHEEGGPHFPLGCSLVFSPGWEVDSQGGTAGLCQPVERDIFDCHISCFWPAHVPDQLNHAPDWTGQCASAQKDWRKLDLIFP
- a CDS encoding tetratricopeptide repeat protein → MSLRLILRVTARAPALSLFLGGLLPSTGMAQATTAADGRLLESIDYYTGVAGTVDDSRAQLLLLEVAADPDDVLAQMWMARVYSTGRMGFERDVERARTISSEVIDEIRDLANAGDIEAIFLMGTAYDEALGVASDFPEARLWYGRAAELGHVLAAHNVGNMYSDGRGVEVDHEAAARWWVRAASAGDVIPALRLGEAFEAGRGVEQSLDSARGWYGKAAAAGNAAAAEALARLRRPSWTALGIIYMPPAP
- a CDS encoding peptidase dimerization domain-containing protein, which produces MTAHPGRNHLTLTAIRGWLLTGALTLFCAGLTATPTSAQDARLDNWKSQLVAYIQGQEQFTANMVDQIFSYGELGFQEFETSRYLVQLLKDNGFSVEEGIAGIPTAWVATWGEGEPKISLGTDIDNIPKASQTPGVACHLPLVDGAPGHGEGHNSGMAVQITAALAVKDLMEREDLPGTIQIWPGVAEELVGTKAYYVREGIFSDVDIVLYAHVGSNLSTNWGMTPGTGLISAMFTFEGFAAHAGGSPWRGRSAADAANLMEVGWNFRREHLRTQHRSHSVIYDGGDQPNVVPSEASVWFYFREKNYPQIRDLFTIGDSVAQGAAMMTGTTLRPARIIGSAWPGHFNKVIAETLYSNIERVGLPEWTDGDQRFARATQEEVDGPTTGLATELSPLRGGLTEAQRTAGYADDIGDISWNVPTATLSFPSNIPGLPGHNWANAIAMATPIAHKGATQGAMAQAMTVLDFMVTPELVQSAWSYFNDVQTVDLQYSPFIRPTDQPAIEMNADIMDEFREEMQPFYFDSERYNSYLEQLGVSYPTLRQPDGQCRIGSISDQGAGGM
- a CDS encoding ABC transporter ATP-binding protein, translating into MTFVDPHFRRALTYVRPYLGALVPVVVLALASTLLTLALPYLSKVLIDDAIGGQDFPLLLRISVLFFAITLLSFGFNVFSGMRYTRVSAAILFDMRLDLYRHLQKLSPRFYARTPLGDIVSRINGDIGEIQRVITEAALSWFGQVVAFVGTVAMLVYLDWQLFLVGLLVMPPSLLALVRYRRGLEDRVRVLRERSANIGSFLIETLQGMRTVVGSNAQPREINRFRGRNDSFVEALLSMRLFTYIWGGLPGLMLTAGTSAVFVYGGYRVINGATTLGTFVAFMAYQSRLMTPVQGLMGIYTNLATARASLVRVHELLEATPDVAETEASTRLTECRGSLTLEEVSYGFGRGTEGLVGVNLEIPAGQIVAIVGSSGSGKSTLADLFSRQLDPNQGRVLLDEEDLTTLALADVRRHVAVVEQDPFLFHVSVADNVGYARPDATRAEVTEAIDAAGLGNLVRTMPEGADTVVGERGRQFSAGERQRLAIARAFLSNPSVLVLDEATGALDPSSEAAVLEGYRRVMRGRTTVIITHRLDLARQSERVIVLKDGQVVEDGPPGVLEAEGQAFRDLFLDVLAG
- the peaB gene encoding quinohemoprotein amine dehydrogenase maturation protein, whose amino-acid sequence is MNPPVATGASDTTGSSPVLALRDFHPFEAHGARFLYMVPSAGIFRMDEAGSAILDELAAGPIDVDTLVDRMSGRFDVDRVLGTIDELTEIRAVGNPSAPKEQVPNDLPPADFPLNTMVLNVTNKCNLACTYCYEYGDDKIVDTQYGSQPKFMSEDTAEESVEFLLAESQGQPIAHLTFFGGETLLNFPLLQKTVAYARRRAAEESKRIEFSLTTNATLLRPEIIQWLADNQIGVTISIDGPKPVQDGLRVFHNGKGTYDVVLPKIKDLIDKHRSRPIGARVTLTQKNMNVIEIFRHLTEEIGFWDVGLAPVTTQDQRDYAITPESKDDMLRQFEELANEWLECALKDEHHGFSNVKDTIEEIHKGVSKAYGCGAGLGLMGVATDGDVSLCHRFAGSPEHTIGTVKDGVDRKKQEKFLVDHHIASKTDCHTCWARPICSGGCYHEAHVHYGESSHANLHYCTWVRSWTHTCLEIYGALAEKNPKFLERFDA
- a CDS encoding alpha-hydroxy acid oxidase — protein: MRLLEIRKDVQRRDFLRWLAASPLLASAGGLAGLEPIIAQEAPRRVFDDIIQSAGEALDVWDMQRAAEATVPHAHYGYIMTGVDGEETYGNNRAALERLYLRARRLIDVSTLDTKVNLFGQEWPTPLMIAPCGSQRAFHPEGELAVARAAAARTHLQTLSTVSSTAVEEVNEARGEPVWYQLYVGGPGPTHWEGVTALVNRTREAGCPTIVLTVDLIGGSNRVTLDRYRRTDDRDCTNCHKSGGRADPVKPNLRGLPQGPREAGIGRDMTWDFIHRLRDITDQKIIVKGLVTREDAEESLRNGIDAIWVSNHGGRAEGDGRATIDALPEVSDAISGRMPIIVDSGFRRGSDLVKGIARGATAVAVGRPYLWGLGAFGQEGVERVLELLMREMEITMRAIGAPSLESLGPHSIGVD
- a CDS encoding S8 family serine peptidase — its product is MTDDTGPDRAVIHVAVIDSGAHTPHPHLPEVANGVAFDLEGRESDDWVDRLGHGTAAAAAIHEKAPTARLNIVKVFDRELATTVSTLVRAIDWASQREIHLINLSLGTPNAFREEELAPAVERAIARGSIIVSAQEHDGRIWYPGSMKGVVGVVMDPAQPREQIAVTEVGSGTTLQASPFARPIPGIPPERNLNGISFAVANVSGVLAGILAERPDVRSASGAIGLI